The genomic window TGCTGGGGGATTCTGCGTTTGATTTGTTCCAATCGCCGCCAAAGCTGTAAACATAACCGACATCGGCCTTCAGCATTAATTTGCCGTCGGCATTATCGCTGTTGATTTTTATATCTTGCGCGTTTGCGTAATTGTTAAAAACCGCACTATTTAAGGCGGTGGTCATTAGCATCGCTGAGGCGATGGTAATAGTTATTTTTTTATTTTTCACGATATTGTCCCTTTCTCATGATTTATTGCTAAATGACTTTGCGCCACTTAGCCCGCTCTTTATAGCATATTCGTCTTCTATAGTCAATAACAATAATATGATGAAAAAATGGCTTCAAAGCCCCCCCTACCCGTCATTCCCGAAATCGCGAAGCGATGGTCGGGGACTGCCCTCAAGTAGCGAAGCGGTAGGGCAACCAAATTGTTTCCGAGGCATCATTATGGAAAACTGCGAAAGGGTGTTGGTGTCAAAATTTTGTTTGGATAGGTTAAGATTCTTATTCTATTGCCCTTTCGTTTCGTTTGACTTGCGACGCCTCGGAAATGGTTCCCCGATAAATTTTTGCAAATAATAATTTGCAAAAATTTTCGAGGATGACGGGTAGAGGGATGAGAAGCGAGGTTTTGAAAATAACGACTAGCGCACGGTGGGGTTAAGCGGGTTTTTTGCTGGCGGTTAATTCCTCGTATTTTTTTTGGTCGGCGGCGGCCTGCCCCCGCAATTCATCGGCGCGTTTTTTATTGCCCTTGGCCTCTTCTTCATCGGCTAAGGAAGATTTTGTAATACCGCGATTATAATAGGCGTCAGCAAATTGCGGATTTAATTCTATCGCTTTATCAAAATCTTTAATTGCCTCAACAAATTGACCTACTTGACCTTTTACAGCGCCACGATTATTATAGGCTGCAGCATATTTCGGGTTTAATTCCATCGCCTTATCAAAATCTTTAATTGCCTCAACAAATTGACCTACTTGACCTTTTACAGCGCCACGATTATTATAAGCCTCAGCATTTTGTGGATTTAATTCTATGGCTTTATCGTAATCTTTTATCGCTGAATTGTGTTTTCCTAAATTATATTTTGCAGCACCACGGTTATTATAGGCCTCAGCAAATTGCGGTTTTAATTCTATGGCTTTATCATAATCTGCCATCGCCTCTTCATGCTGGCCTAATCCATTTTTTGCATTGCCTCGATTATTATAGGCATCAGCATGTTGCGGGTTTAATTTAATAGCTTCATTATAATCTTTTATGGCTGAATCGTATTGCCCTAAATCGATTTTTGCATTACCGCGATTATAATAGGCTTCAGCATGTTGCGGATTTAATTCTATAGCCTTATCAAAATCTTTTATTGCCTCGTTATACTTGCCCAGCTTGGCCTTTGCGATGCCATGATTATTATACTCATCCACTGACCCTGGGTTTGCGGATGTTACGGTAGATTGGGCTAGGTCAGTCGTAGTAGCCCCACCGCTACCGCCGCTACCGCTAACATTCCCACCATCAGTGGATTTGAATCCAGCCTCTTTACCAATTTTAAGATATTTTGCCAGCCCGCTAAAATCAGGATAAATAGAGGTCTCGTGAACATCAAATATTTTTTGCAATTGAAGTTTGATAATTCTTGGATTTTTTATCAGGCATATTCTGTCATAAGGAATTTCATCAATACCAAAAATAAATAAAGCCTGCTGTGCTAACATGCGGGGGTTATCCACCCGAGGTAATTCCCAATACCATAATTGGGGGGTATCTTGTCTATTTTTGGAAAAAAAATATTTTATAGGTTTTTTTAATTTTATATTATCCACTTCTTTGTGATGAGCAATCTCATTTATTAAGACTAAGCCATTTTCTTTATCACCCGACACTGCAAACCCAAGGGCTATCAAGCTATTAAAACTATAATCCAGTAACGCGGTTCTGTTTTCAATATGTTGTATCTTAGCCAATAGCTCTAATTCGCTCAATCGCTCTTTATTACGGGCTTTGTTATGGCCTTTGTTATTAAATATATTTAATAATTCTCTTTGAAAACCTATCCAATTAGATGCATCTAGCCCATCATAAAGGTCTGTCCGCCTGAAGCAGGCCGGTTGATTTTTAAATCCTTCAATATTGTCTTTACCCCAGCTAATACCGCGATAGACTGGCTTGCCCATATTGGCGGTCTCTTTCCTCACCCATTGAATATAATCGTCCAGCGATTTTATTACTATATCAGGTTTAATTTTTGCGCTATTCATCCCCCGATAATAATCACTCTACCGCTGTTTGTAAAGCGTGCGCTTTAGCTATTTACCCGACGGCGATGCGTTCCACCGCCGTGGCCAGGCCGGTTGCCGCGTCGAGCGTGGCGAGGAGGCCGCGCACCTGCGCCTCGCCCGATGCCGGTTCCAAACGCGGCAGGGGGTATTGTTTTAAAAAACGTTTCAGCACCTTGCCCTTTTCCATGCCGATAACCGAATCGTAACAACCGCACATACCGGCGTCGGTTTGGTATGCCGTGCCATGTTCCAACACCCGTTCGTCTGCCGTCGGCACATGGGTGTGGGTGCCCACCACCATCGACACCCGCCCGTCAAGATAATGGCCGATGGCTTGTTTTTCTGAACTGGCCTCGGCGTGAACATCAACCATAATTATATCATACCCCTGCGCCCGTGGGTTGCCCGTGCCGATTATTTTATCCAACGCCGCAAACGGGTCGTCATACCCGCCCATGAACAATTGCCCCATGACATTAACCACCAAAAATTTTTTGCCGCCGGCGGTGTCCCCACTGGCCACGCCCGCGCCCGGCACCTGCGCCGGGAAATTTATCGGCCGAATAAGCCGCGATTGCAATGGGAAATAATCCAATACCTCCGCCCGGTCAAACGCGTGGTTGCCGGTGGTGATGACGTCGACGCGCAGGCGGAATAGCTCCTCCGCCACATCCGGCCCAATGCCAAACCCGTGGGTGGCGTTTTCGCCATTGACCACCACCAAATCGGGCCCATGTTGTTTGATAATTTTTGGCAAATGCGTGGCGACGGCGACGCGACCGGCCTTCCCCACGACATCGCCCAGAAATAAAATCTTCATGCTTCCTTTAAGAGTAAAATTTGCGCTCGGTCAAGATGCAATCCAATGGTTTGTCAAATTCGCCAACCGGCACATTGTCGATTTTTTGCCCGTCCCACGCCAGGCCAATGGTGATAAGGGGTGCCGCCGCAGACACCGCCGATAATAATTTCGCGATCGTTCGGTCGTAAAACCCACCGCCGTAACCCAGGCGAAATTTTTTTTCGTCAAACGCCAACAATGGCACGAACATAATATCGGGGGTTATTTCGGGTTTATCCGCCATGGGGGCCATGGTGCTAAATGGTTCGGGTTGCAATTTATCCCCCGGGTTATAGGCGCGAAACACCAATGGCGTGGCCGGTGCCACCACCGCCGGCAAGCAAATGGTCGCGCCAAGATTTTGTAACATCGTCAATAACGAATTGGGGCTTAGCTCGCTACCAATCGGCAAATAAAATGAAATCTTTTTTCCGCGCCAAAAACTATTTGAAAATTGGCCGGCCAATAATGTTGCGATATTTGCCGGCGGGTTGGCGTGGCCGGCGGCCATGTCCTTGCGCAACGCCATCATGCGGCGGCGCAGGTTTTTTTTGTCATCATCGATATTATTCATCACCAACAATTTTTTTCTATGGTAAGGCCAAACTGCCGTTGTCTTATTTAAGTCGATCCTCCGTGGCGCCTGATAAACAGGTGGGTGCCATGTGAAAGAGAACACCATGGGTATGGAACCTTTACAGGTTGAATAATATTGCTATCACCCAACCGACCACACCACCGATTCTCAGCCAGCGACGGCTCCCGTTCGAAGAACAACATAGCCCACGGGATTGATAAATCTAAGACTTTGTTGGTCGCACAGCCCAGCCTTACCTTCTCCACCCTAAGCCGAACCGCGCCCAATAGCAAGAAAATTATATTATCTATTATTTTTGGTATTATTATAGCGAAGCTTCGTTGCTTGTTTTGCACGCCAAAACCTGCTATATTGGCGATGCACCAATTATGTTGGTGTTAGTTCCCTTTAGTGGGTTATGGCCCCCGCCCTTGCTGGCGGGGGCTTAAAATTTTAAACAATATCCTAACCCTTTCGTAAATAATAAAATGACCCGCGATAATCACGGTTTGCGCTTTTTTAAGGAGCGGCATATTTTAATGTGTGATTTTGATTCAGTGTCGCATGTTACCAATCGAAAAGTCTTATCAAATAATAAAAGATTTAAATCATCTGTTGAACCCGAAATTTATAAAAATCGGCCAGTGATAGTTTTATTTATCCATGGCCGTATGCGATCGGCGATTGTTGTACCATTAACATCGGTAACGCCAACCATTGATTCGCTTAAAACCGTGCATATACCAAAGGGAACAATCTGTGGCGCGTTGGCAAAAAAAGATAGCTGGGCTCTCTGTGATATGCCCATTACAGTTAGCTTCGCAAGATTGTGTCCCGTTTATAGCGGCGACAAAGCAGAACCTTTCATCGATTTAAACAGCGCGGAGGCAAAATTAGGATTATTTTATTTTAATCAAATTAAGGAAAATCTAAGAAATATCTTTGCTTCGTAATATATTGTCGAAATCGATATGGTAAGCCTGCCCCCTCCTCCCCAAGCCAAATGGCAATTTTTTATTGACCGCGGCGGCACCTTCACCGATATCATTGCCAAGCGACCCGACGGCAAAATTATCGTAAAAAAATTTCTGTCCGACAACCCGGCGCAATATCGCGACGCGGCCATTTTCGGCATTCGTGATATGCTTGGCCTGCCCGCCGATAAAAAAATTCCGTCCACCATGGTGGCGGCGATTAAAATGGGCACGACGGTCGCGACCAACGCGCTGTTGGAACGAAAGGGGCAGGCAACCGCCCTGGTCACCACCACCGGCTTCACCGATATTTTACGCATCGCCGGCCAACAACGCCCCGATATTTTTGCGTTGGAAATTATCAAACCCGAACAATTATACAGCATGACCGCGCCGATAACCGAGCGTATCGATGTCGCCGGCAATATCATCACGCCATTGGATAAAAACGACGCACGCCAACAATTGCAAAAAATTTATGACGCCGGCATTCGCGGCATCGCCGTGGTGTTCATGCACGCCGTTATCAACCCCACACACGAACAACAATTGGCCGATATTGCGCGCGACATTGGGTTTACGCAAATCGCCCTCAGCCACATTGTCAGCCCATTAATTAAAATCGCGCCGCGCGGCGACACCACGGTTATTTCGGCTTACCTGTCGCCAATTTTGCATCGCTACATGGCACGGGTCACCGCCGAATTAGAACCCGGCATCGAATTATTGTTCATGCAATCGGGTGGCGGCTTGACGACGCCGGAATTTTTTCACGGCGAAAATTCGTTGTTATCGGGCCCGGCCGGCGGCGTGATTGCCGCGGTCAAGATGGCGGCGGCGGCCGGTTTCAAAAAAATGTTGTCGTTCGACATGGGTGGCACATCGACCGACACCGCCCATTTTGCCGGCACGGGTGATGATGGCGACGATTATGAAAAAACTTTCGATACGGTCATCGCCGGCGTGCGGGTGCGGGTGCCAATGTTAAAGGTTGAAACCCTGGCCGCGGGCGGCGGCAGTATTTGCAAATTCGACGGCACGGTGATGACCGTTGGGCCGGAAAGCGCGGGGTCGAACCCCGGGCCGGCATGTTACGGGCGCGGCGGGCCGCTGACCATTACCGATTGCCATGTCATGCTTGGCCGGTTGCGGCCAGAATCGTTCCCGTCGATTTTTGGCCACGACCATCGGCAACCGCTGGATACCGCGGTGGTCGCGCAACAATTTTCGACCCTCGCCACGCAAATGAAAAAACCACCCGAAGATATCGCCGCCGGGTTTTTGCATATCGCCGACCAAAAAATGGCGGCCGGCATAAAAAAAATTTCCATCGCCATGGGCCACGATATCAAAGACCATCTGTTGATTGGTTTTGGCGGCAACGGCGGCCAACATGTTTGCGCCATCGCCGAACAATTGGGGTTGCGCAATATCTTATTGCATCCCTTGGCGGGGGTGTTGTCGGCCCTGGGCATCGGCATGGCCGGCGTCATGGCGGCGCGCGAACAAACATTGGGGGTGGCGTTGCGGGCGGAAAATTTGCCATCGCTATTAACAGCCACCAACAAATTACTGGCCGAGGCCACCGCCGAATTGGCGGCGCAACATATCACGCCGCGCGAACATCACTACCATTTGCATTGCCGTTACCATGGGTCAGATGTCGCCCTGCCCCTTGCCTTCACGCCAAATATGTTGTCGAACGATACGGCGGTGCAGAAAATTTTTGCGCAATTTCAAAACCTGCATCAACAAAAATTCGGCTTCACCCAAGATGTAACGGCGGAAAAATTAATGGTCGATATTGTCACCGTGACATTGCGCGGCCATAACCCCGCCCTGGGGTTAGATGTTGATGATAACCATATCGATGATGAAGCAAAGCATGACGACGCCCCCCAAAAAAACGCGCGGGTGTTTGTCGCCGGCAAATGGCAAGATATTCCCATTATCGCGCGGCACGCAATAATGGCCGGCAAAAAAATCATCGGCCCGGCCATCATCACCGAATCCATCAGCACCAATTTTATCGCCGAAGGTTGGGCGGTAACCTTATTAAAAAACCACAGCCTCCTGCTGACCCAAGAAACCGCCGATAAAAAAACAAATCACGTGGCGCGCGATAACGGCGGAGAAAAAAACCTGAAAACCCCCGACCCGATATTGCTCGAGGTTTTCAACAATCGATTCATGGCAATGGCCGAGCAGATGGGCGAGACCTTGCGCAACACCGCCTTCTCGGTCAATATCAAGGAACGCTTGGATTTTTCCTGCGCGATATTTGACGCCAGCGGCGACCTTATCGCCAACGCGCCGCATATTCCGGTGCATTTGGGTAGCATGGCCGACAGCGTGCGGCATCTTATCCATCACACCCAAGAAAAAAATATTATATTTAATAAGGACGATAGTTTCCTGACCAACAGCCCCTATCACGGCGGCACGCACCTGCCGGATTTAACGGTTATCAGCCCGGTGTTTGTCGACGGCGCATTGACATTTTTTGTCGCGTCGCGCGGCCACCACACCGACATCGGCGGTATCAGCCCCGGGTCAATGTCGGCCCATTCCAAACATATTAGCGAGGAGGGTATCCTTATCGATTATTTTCACCTGGTAAAAAATGGCACATTGCAGGGCGAGGCCTTGACGGCGTTGCTGACCAATCATCCCTATCCGGTGCGCAACCTTGGGCAAAATTTTTCTGACATCCATGCGCAATTGGCCGCCAACAACACCGGCATCGCCGAATTGATAAAAACCTGCGCCGAGCATGGCCGTGCGACCACTGTTGCCTACATGAATTTTATGAAATCCCAGGCCGAGGCCGAGGTTAAAAAAGCCATCGGCCAATTGCGCGACGGGCATTTTTCATACCGCATGGACAACGGCGCGGTGATAAGCTTGTCCCTGACCATCGACCACACCAAGCAAATCGCCACGGTCGATTTCACCGGCACATCGCCGCCGCAAGAAAATAATTTTAACGCGCCCTTTGCGATTGTCAAATCGGTTTTGCTTTATGTGTTTCGCACGCTGGTCGATAAAAATATCCCGATGAACGAAGGTTGCCTCGCGCCGATTCGCATCATCCTGCCAGACAATTGCATGCTCCGCCCGCAATATCCATCGGCGGTGGTGGCCGGTAACGTCGAAACCAGCCAGGTGATAGCCGATTGCCTCTATGGTGCGATGGGGGTAATGGCCGCCTGCCAAGGGACGATGAATAATTTGACCTTTGGCAATGACCAATATCAATATTACGAAACCATCGCCGGTGGCACTGGTGCCGGGCAAAAATTAAACGGCAAAAAATTCCATGGCGCCGACGCGGTGCATAGCCATATGACCAATTCACGCATGACCGACCCCGAAATTATGGAGGCAAGATTCCCGATAAGAATTTTGGAATATGCCATCCGCCGTGGCAGTGGCGGCGGGCGAAAGGTGGCTGGCGACGACAGCCGAGGCGAAGAGCACCCGCGTGACATTCACACCGGCGGCAATGGTTTTACAAAACGCCTATTGTTTTTGGAAAGCATGACGTTGAATATCTTGGCGAACCACCGCGTCGTGCCGCCGTTTGGCCTGGGCGGTGGGCCCGATGGTCGGGTTGGCGAAAACCACGTCACGCGCGCCGATGGTACTATCGATAAAATGACCGCGACCGACACCCGCATATTGCAGGCCGGGGATATTTTCACCATCCACACCCCGGGCGGCGGTGGCATGGGGAATGACAAAGCTTAAAAAAAACTATTGCGCGCCTATTGCCCGCGCCCCTTAGCCATCATCGATTTTAACTGAGCGGCATAGGGGTTGCCGGGTTCGATGGCCAACACGCGGTCGCAATAACGGCCAGCATTTTTAAATTGCCGCGCCGCGACAAACAAATAACATAAATTTAACGGCGCGGTGGCATCACCCGGGTTCAACGTCAGGGCGCGTTGAAAATCAACCATCGCCGGTTGGTATTTCGCCAAGCGGAAATAGGCCTCGCCCCGTTTGTTATAAATATCGTAATTTTTTGGTTTCACCGCTATCGCCCGGCCATAATAAACCGCGGCATCATTAAATTGCCGATATTGCATGGCAACATCGCCGCGCCGCACCAACGCCCTGTAATCATTGGGCTTCAGGCGGATGGCTTCATCGAACAGCAACACCACATCCTTATATTCCAAACCCGTTTCGGGGTCGTTGTTGTTCATGGTTTCCAGCCCGTGGCTATAAAACCCGTCACCGGCGTCTGGCACGCTGGCGCAGGCCGCCATTAAACCCCCCAGCCCAATCAATGATAATAACAAAAATTTTCTCATCAATTTATACATGCAATATCTCCACCACCATGGTTCCCCGTGCTTAGCACATAAATCATCGCCTGCCAATTAAGGCTTGGCAGGGCTTGGTTAAATGGCCGAGGGTTGATTTTTGTCTACAACGATTATGGCGCGGGGTCGTTGTCGTTCTTATCCTGCTTATCCTGCTTGTCCAGTTGGTCGCTTGGTTGATTATCTGGGGTTGGCGCGGCGCCCGGCCGCATGGCCGCCATAACCCATGGCCGTGGCCGCAATGTTATGCGGTCGATAAGCGGGAAAATAATCGGCGATTGCAGCGCCAGGGCACGCGCCAGCGAAAACCCATATAGCGGGCTAATCACCAGCGTCGCGGTATCGTCGCTGGCATTCTTGGTAACGATTTTCTCCGGACAGGTTTTTTTTACCGCCCGCATCTTGGGCGTATCATCCTGGCCGATAATAATGTCGCTCGCCGCGCACAGGCTTTTCACAAGCGGGCTGTTCATAATCTCATCGCCATCCTTGCCTGCGGCTTGGTTGCCGCCCAATATCGTCGCCGTAAATTTTTGCCCACCATGATATGGCCAGACCATCTGGCACATATCGCGCGAACAAACGCTGGGCGGCGGCGGTGATTTTTCCAAATTGTCGATGCCATATTCCTGCATCCATAAACGCCGGACAAACGAATTACCAAACGGGCTGACCCAATCTGTGCCTGTCCTATCGTTGCTATCGACTCGGGCGAGCCATTTGGGGCGACCGCCGGGTTCCAACCCCGCCACCACCAACCATGGTTGCGGCGCCGCCACCGCCAATAATAAAAATAATGAAAGGGCGATGTAAGAAATCTTTTTTAACCCCGCGCCACCGACGACAAATAAATAAAACGCCAGGCCGTAAAAAAACAACGCGCCGCGACCAAATTGCCCACCACGGATAAGGTAGGTTGCCGAACCATGCAGGTTCTCCGCCATCCAATTCAACGATTGAAAAATTTTGGTTATCAAAAAATCAAGCGGGTAAAATGCGCCAAGGTGGCTGGTAATCGGCAACAGCAGAACCTTGATAAACAGCAACGGCATCGCCAAACTATCCATCAGCGGAATCGCCGCCATGTTGGCGACAATGCCAAACAAGCTCGATTGATGAAAATGAAACAAACTAATCGGCAGGGCGGCGATGCTTATCATCGTGCCGCTGACCAACAGGGCGAATATAAATACCTGAAGTTTTTTAAATAATGTCGGTGGCGGTTTTTTGGTTGTCGCCGCTTGGCCGACAAAAATTACCATGTCGTTGCTGATGGGTTTTTGGCGAAAAAAAATGCCGGCCTCAATCTCGACCAGCATCGGTTGCCAAAATTTTTCATAAATGCCAACCAACACCAACATCGCCGAAAATGATAATTGAAACCCCGGGTTAAACAAATCGCACGACCGATAGCACAGCACCAACAACATCGATATCGCCAGGTTCTCAAGCGATATCGCGCGTCGCCCCAACATTACCCCAACAAAGGCCACCACGGTGGTGAGGGCGGCGCGGAGCGAGGCCGAGCTGTAATCCGCCAACAGAAAATAAAAAATTGTGATGCCCATCGCGCCGGCGGCGGCAATTTTTTTAAACAAATAACCATCGCCATTTGGCCGCACCAACAACAACCCCCACCGCAACAACAAAAACGCCATGCCGGCAATCAACCCCATATGCACCCCCGAAATCGAAATCAAATGTATCAGCCCGCTTTGCCGATATTGCTCCATCAGGGCAGAGCTTATCCCCGACCTATCGCCGGTTATCATCGCCAACACCATGCCGCCGGCATCGGGCGGGTAGTTTTTAATAATATCATTTTTTATTTTTTGGCCAAGTGATGTGCTGTTCGCCACATCGCACAGGCCATCAACCAATGGTGTCGCCAACAATTGCCCGCCGGCGCGGTAACCATGAAAATACCAATCGCGCCCCAAATCGTAACTATTAAGCGACGATTTAAGCGGCAAGGGAAAAAGCTGTGCCTTAATCGTCATGTCGCAAGCCAGCGGCAGAACATTGCCTTGGAAAGAATCCTCCCCCAATAGTTTTCGCGGGTCGGTCAGGCGCACCAAAAACGGCTTGGTGGGCGCGTCATCAACCTCGGTTACCTTGAATATCACCACCCGGTGGTCGCTGTTACTGCTTTCCAACGACGACACTTGGCCACGCAAAAACTTGATGGAAAAAATATCAGCGCGTAAGTCGGGCGCAATATCATATTGTTTTTGAAAATAACCATGCCACCCCGATAGGGCAAGGCCGAACAACAGCCACCAGCCCGCCACCACCAAGACAAAGATATTTTTGCGCCGCAACATCATGGCCATGATGCCCCACATAACCAACCCCACCACCATGGCCGGCAACCATGGTTCAAACGGCAATTGATAATAAACAATAATGCCAAAAGCCATGAACAGCGGCGCCAGCAACGTCATGCTCTGCGCCGCCAATATCTCAACAACATTGTTATAAAAATTTCGCACAATGCAAGTTAGCGAAAAAATAATATTTTTTGTAGCTTTTTAGTTGTGACGCACACGCCATCATCTAAAAAAAATTAGCTCTGGCAGACAGGTTTGACCAAAATAAGTGGTTGTCGGCTGATTGCGTTTGCGCTCGCTATTAATTCATCCTAAAATTAAAAAATTGTGGTGGGTGGGTTAGGGAACTTTTTCTAAAGGAGGAAAATTATGATAACAAATTGTTGCAACATGTTAAAAGGCCTTTTGGGCCGAACCAAAAAAATTGGCGTCGAAGAAAAAGGCACCGAATTAAATCGTGCGCTCGGCGCGTTT from Hydrotalea sp. includes these protein-coding regions:
- a CDS encoding tetratricopeptide repeat protein; protein product: MNSAKIKPDIVIKSLDDYIQWVRKETANMGKPVYRGISWGKDNIEGFKNQPACFRRTDLYDGLDASNWIGFQRELLNIFNNKGHNKARNKERLSELELLAKIQHIENRTALLDYSFNSLIALGFAVSGDKENGLVLINEIAHHKEVDNIKLKKPIKYFFSKNRQDTPQLWYWELPRVDNPRMLAQQALFIFGIDEIPYDRICLIKNPRIIKLQLQKIFDVHETSIYPDFSGLAKYLKIGKEAGFKSTDGGNVSGSGGSGGATTTDLAQSTVTSANPGSVDEYNNHGIAKAKLGKYNEAIKDFDKAIELNPQHAEAYYNRGNAKIDLGQYDSAIKDYNEAIKLNPQHADAYNNRGNAKNGLGQHEEAMADYDKAIELKPQFAEAYNNRGAAKYNLGKHNSAIKDYDKAIELNPQNAEAYNNRGAVKGQVGQFVEAIKDFDKAMELNPKYAAAYNNRGAVKGQVGQFVEAIKDFDKAIELNPQFADAYYNRGITKSSLADEEEAKGNKKRADELRGQAAADQKKYEELTASKKPA
- a CDS encoding TIGR00282 family metallophosphoesterase, translated to MKILFLGDVVGKAGRVAVATHLPKIIKQHGPDLVVVNGENATHGFGIGPDVAEELFRLRVDVITTGNHAFDRAEVLDYFPLQSRLIRPINFPAQVPGAGVASGDTAGGKKFLVVNVMGQLFMGGYDDPFAALDKIIGTGNPRAQGYDIIMVDVHAEASSEKQAIGHYLDGRVSMVVGTHTHVPTADERVLEHGTAYQTDAGMCGCYDSVIGMEKGKVLKRFLKQYPLPRLEPASGEAQVRGLLATLDAATGLATAVERIAVG
- a CDS encoding 5-formyltetrahydrofolate cyclo-ligase; its protein translation is MNNIDDDKKNLRRRMMALRKDMAAGHANPPANIATLLAGQFSNSFWRGKKISFYLPIGSELSPNSLLTMLQNLGATICLPAVVAPATPLVFRAYNPGDKLQPEPFSTMAPMADKPEITPDIMFVPLLAFDEKKFRLGYGGGFYDRTIAKLLSAVSAAAPLITIGLAWDGQKIDNVPVGEFDKPLDCILTERKFYS
- a CDS encoding type II toxin-antitoxin system PemK/MazF family toxin gives rise to the protein MTRDNHGLRFFKERHILMCDFDSVSHVTNRKVLSNNKRFKSSVEPEIYKNRPVIVLFIHGRMRSAIVVPLTSVTPTIDSLKTVHIPKGTICGALAKKDSWALCDMPITVSFARLCPVYSGDKAEPFIDLNSAEAKLGLFYFNQIKENLRNIFAS
- a CDS encoding hydantoinase B/oxoprolinase family protein, translating into MVSLPPPPQAKWQFFIDRGGTFTDIIAKRPDGKIIVKKFLSDNPAQYRDAAIFGIRDMLGLPADKKIPSTMVAAIKMGTTVATNALLERKGQATALVTTTGFTDILRIAGQQRPDIFALEIIKPEQLYSMTAPITERIDVAGNIITPLDKNDARQQLQKIYDAGIRGIAVVFMHAVINPTHEQQLADIARDIGFTQIALSHIVSPLIKIAPRGDTTVISAYLSPILHRYMARVTAELEPGIELLFMQSGGGLTTPEFFHGENSLLSGPAGGVIAAVKMAAAAGFKKMLSFDMGGTSTDTAHFAGTGDDGDDYEKTFDTVIAGVRVRVPMLKVETLAAGGGSICKFDGTVMTVGPESAGSNPGPACYGRGGPLTITDCHVMLGRLRPESFPSIFGHDHRQPLDTAVVAQQFSTLATQMKKPPEDIAAGFLHIADQKMAAGIKKISIAMGHDIKDHLLIGFGGNGGQHVCAIAEQLGLRNILLHPLAGVLSALGIGMAGVMAAREQTLGVALRAENLPSLLTATNKLLAEATAELAAQHITPREHHYHLHCRYHGSDVALPLAFTPNMLSNDTAVQKIFAQFQNLHQQKFGFTQDVTAEKLMVDIVTVTLRGHNPALGLDVDDNHIDDEAKHDDAPQKNARVFVAGKWQDIPIIARHAIMAGKKIIGPAIITESISTNFIAEGWAVTLLKNHSLLLTQETADKKTNHVARDNGGEKNLKTPDPILLEVFNNRFMAMAEQMGETLRNTAFSVNIKERLDFSCAIFDASGDLIANAPHIPVHLGSMADSVRHLIHHTQEKNIIFNKDDSFLTNSPYHGGTHLPDLTVISPVFVDGALTFFVASRGHHTDIGGISPGSMSAHSKHISEEGILIDYFHLVKNGTLQGEALTALLTNHPYPVRNLGQNFSDIHAQLAANNTGIAELIKTCAEHGRATTVAYMNFMKSQAEAEVKKAIGQLRDGHFSYRMDNGAVISLSLTIDHTKQIATVDFTGTSPPQENNFNAPFAIVKSVLLYVFRTLVDKNIPMNEGCLAPIRIILPDNCMLRPQYPSAVVAGNVETSQVIADCLYGAMGVMAACQGTMNNLTFGNDQYQYYETIAGGTGAGQKLNGKKFHGADAVHSHMTNSRMTDPEIMEARFPIRILEYAIRRGSGGGRKVAGDDSRGEEHPRDIHTGGNGFTKRLLFLESMTLNILANHRVVPPFGLGGGPDGRVGENHVTRADGTIDKMTATDTRILQAGDIFTIHTPGGGGMGNDKA
- a CDS encoding tetratricopeptide repeat protein, whose translation is MRKFLLLSLIGLGGLMAACASVPDAGDGFYSHGLETMNNNDPETGLEYKDVVLLFDEAIRLKPNDYRALVRRGDVAMQYRQFNDAAVYYGRAIAVKPKNYDIYNKRGEAYFRLAKYQPAMVDFQRALTLNPGDATAPLNLCYLFVAARQFKNAGRYCDRVLAIEPGNPYAAQLKSMMAKGRGQ
- a CDS encoding ComEC/Rec2 family competence protein, with product MRNFYNNVVEILAAQSMTLLAPLFMAFGIIVYYQLPFEPWLPAMVVGLVMWGIMAMMLRRKNIFVLVVAGWWLLFGLALSGWHGYFQKQYDIAPDLRADIFSIKFLRGQVSSLESSNSDHRVVIFKVTEVDDAPTKPFLVRLTDPRKLLGEDSFQGNVLPLACDMTIKAQLFPLPLKSSLNSYDLGRDWYFHGYRAGGQLLATPLVDGLCDVANSTSLGQKIKNDIIKNYPPDAGGMVLAMITGDRSGISSALMEQYRQSGLIHLISISGVHMGLIAGMAFLLLRWGLLLVRPNGDGYLFKKIAAAGAMGITIFYFLLADYSSASLRAALTTVVAFVGVMLGRRAISLENLAISMLLVLCYRSCDLFNPGFQLSFSAMLVLVGIYEKFWQPMLVEIEAGIFFRQKPISNDMVIFVGQAATTKKPPPTLFKKLQVFIFALLVSGTMISIAALPISLFHFHQSSLFGIVANMAAIPLMDSLAMPLLFIKVLLLPITSHLGAFYPLDFLITKIFQSLNWMAENLHGSATYLIRGGQFGRGALFFYGLAFYLFVVGGAGLKKISYIALSLFLLLAVAAPQPWLVVAGLEPGGRPKWLARVDSNDRTGTDWVSPFGNSFVRRLWMQEYGIDNLEKSPPPPSVCSRDMCQMVWPYHGGQKFTATILGGNQAAGKDGDEIMNSPLVKSLCAASDIIIGQDDTPKMRAVKKTCPEKIVTKNASDDTATLVISPLYGFSLARALALQSPIIFPLIDRITLRPRPWVMAAMRPGAAPTPDNQPSDQLDKQDKQDKNDNDPAP